A stretch of Paracoccus sp. N5 DNA encodes these proteins:
- a CDS encoding methyltransferase domain-containing protein, whose amino-acid sequence MNDMREDGFLGGRLRFAQPARGYRAGADAVMLAAACPARPGQAVLELGCGAGVALLCLGARVPGLRLSGLELQPDYAALARRNAAANGLVAEIHQGDLAQMPAALRAQGFDHVIANPPYFLAGPVAPETGRGTARHEATPLPDWIAAGLRRLRPGGWLTLIQRADRLAGILAALAPGAGAITILPVAARTGAPAGRVILTARKGARAPLRLLSPFVMHAKPSHSGDAEDLTPLAQAVLRHGAALNLGDR is encoded by the coding sequence ATGAATGACATGCGCGAGGACGGCTTCCTGGGCGGCCGCTTGCGATTCGCCCAGCCGGCGCGCGGCTATCGCGCCGGGGCGGATGCGGTGATGCTGGCCGCGGCCTGCCCGGCCCGGCCGGGGCAGGCGGTGCTGGAGCTGGGCTGCGGGGCAGGGGTGGCGCTGCTGTGCCTGGGCGCGCGGGTGCCCGGGCTGCGGCTGAGCGGGCTGGAGTTGCAGCCCGATTACGCGGCGCTGGCGCGGCGGAATGCGGCCGCGAACGGGCTCGTGGCCGAGATCCACCAGGGCGACCTGGCGCAGATGCCGGCGGCGCTGCGGGCGCAGGGCTTCGACCATGTCATCGCCAACCCGCCCTATTTCCTGGCCGGCCCGGTCGCGCCCGAGACGGGGCGCGGCACCGCCCGGCACGAGGCGACGCCGCTGCCCGACTGGATCGCCGCCGGGCTGCGCCGGCTGCGCCCGGGCGGGTGGCTGACGCTGATCCAGCGCGCCGACCGGCTGGCCGGGATTCTGGCGGCGCTGGCACCCGGCGCGGGGGCGATCACGATTCTGCCAGTCGCGGCCCGGACGGGGGCGCCGGCGGGGCGGGTGATCCTGACCGCCCGCAAGGGCGCGCGCGCGCCGCTGCGCCTGCTAAGCCCCTTCGTGATGCACGCAAAACCGTCACATTCCGGCGACGCCGAGGACCTGACGCCGCTTGCCCAGGCGGTGCTGCGGCATGGCGCCGCGCTCAACCTGGGGGATAGGTGA
- a CDS encoding ammonium transporter, with protein MMRPSAIKPMIPALALTGLAWPALAQDAAAPVVAETIAPIVDKGDTTWMMVSAILVMMMTVPGLALFYGGLVRSKNMLSVLMQVFTVFCVMSLLWVCFGYSLAFTGAGSAEEAGALTPFIGGLSKAFLAGVDTASLAETFTQNVFVPEYVFVIFQMAFACIAPALIVGATVERMKFSAILMFVAIWFFFSYLPMAHMVWWWGGPSAYDAPAGFLFGHGDLDFAGGTVIHINAGVAGLVAAIVVGPRLGYGKELMAPHNLPFTLLGGCLLWIGWFGFNAGSNMEATGTAALAILNTTVATAAAGLAWAFGEWIFRGHPSLLGGVSGAIAGLVGITPAAGFVGPMGAIVIGLAAGFLCMWFVISLKAKLGIDESLDVFGIHGVGGIVGAILTGVFAAPSLGGSGVFDYASGAVAPDYSIAGQVTTQLLGVVVAVVWSAVVSFVALMIVKAVIGLRVPANDERQGLDVTTHGENAYNS; from the coding sequence ATGATGAGACCCTCCGCGATCAAACCCATGATCCCGGCGCTTGCCCTGACCGGGCTGGCCTGGCCCGCCCTGGCGCAGGACGCCGCCGCCCCCGTGGTGGCGGAGACCATCGCGCCCATCGTCGACAAGGGCGACACCACCTGGATGATGGTCTCGGCCATCCTGGTGATGATGATGACCGTGCCGGGGCTGGCGCTGTTCTACGGCGGGCTGGTGCGGTCGAAGAACATGCTCTCGGTGCTGATGCAGGTCTTTACCGTCTTCTGCGTCATGTCGCTGCTCTGGGTCTGCTTCGGCTATTCGCTGGCCTTCACCGGCGCCGGCTCGGCCGAGGAGGCGGGCGCGCTGACCCCCTTCATCGGCGGGCTGTCGAAGGCCTTCCTGGCCGGCGTCGATACCGCGTCGCTGGCCGAGACCTTCACCCAGAACGTCTTCGTGCCGGAATATGTCTTCGTCATCTTCCAGATGGCCTTTGCCTGCATCGCGCCGGCGCTGATCGTCGGCGCCACGGTCGAGCGGATGAAATTCTCGGCCATCCTGATGTTCGTGGCGATCTGGTTCTTCTTCAGCTACCTGCCCATGGCGCATATGGTCTGGTGGTGGGGCGGCCCCTCGGCCTATGACGCGCCGGCGGGCTTCCTGTTCGGCCACGGCGACCTGGACTTCGCCGGCGGCACGGTCATCCACATCAACGCCGGCGTCGCGGGCCTGGTCGCGGCCATCGTCGTCGGCCCGCGCCTGGGCTATGGCAAGGAGCTGATGGCGCCGCACAACCTGCCCTTTACCCTGCTGGGCGGCTGCCTGCTGTGGATCGGCTGGTTCGGCTTCAACGCCGGCTCGAACATGGAGGCCACCGGCACCGCCGCGCTGGCGATCCTGAACACCACCGTTGCCACCGCCGCCGCCGGGCTGGCCTGGGCCTTTGGCGAGTGGATCTTCCGCGGCCACCCGTCGCTTCTGGGCGGGGTCTCGGGCGCCATCGCCGGCCTGGTCGGCATCACCCCGGCCGCCGGTTTCGTCGGCCCGATGGGCGCCATCGTCATCGGCCTGGCGGCGGGCTTCCTGTGCATGTGGTTCGTGATCAGCCTGAAGGCCAAGCTGGGCATCGACGAAAGCCTGGACGTCTTCGGCATCCACGGCGTGGGCGGCATCGTCGGCGCCATCCTGACCGGCGTCTTCGCGGCGCCGTCGCTGGGCGGCTCGGGCGTGTTCGACTATGCCAGCGGCGCGGTCGCCCCGGATTACAGCATCGCCGGCCAGGTCACGACGCAGCTGCTGGGCGTGGTCGTCGCGGTGGTCTGGTCGGCCGTGGTGTCCTTCGTCGCGCTGATGATCGTCAAGGCGGTGATCGGGCTGCGCGTGCCGGCGAATGACGAGCGGCAGGGCCTGGACGTCACCACCCATGGCGAGAATGCCTATAACAGTTGA
- a CDS encoding DNA-3-methyladenine glycosylase I — translation MTERCAWCGTDPLYVAYHDEEWGVPERDPRALWEKLVLDGFQAGLSWITILRKRDAFRETFEGFDPERVARWGAPQIESALKNPGIIRHRGKIEATVKGARIFLDIESAEGFTPFIWSFTGGRTIQNAFASMAEVPARTPESETMAKALKKRGFNFCGPVITYAFMQACGLVNDHMTSCPCHARVKALSPA, via the coding sequence ATGACCGAACGCTGCGCCTGGTGCGGGACCGATCCGCTTTATGTCGCCTATCACGACGAGGAATGGGGCGTGCCCGAGCGCGATCCGCGCGCGTTGTGGGAAAAGCTGGTGCTGGACGGGTTCCAGGCCGGGCTCAGCTGGATCACCATCCTGCGCAAGCGCGACGCCTTCCGCGAGACCTTCGAAGGCTTCGACCCCGAGCGCGTCGCCCGCTGGGGCGCGCCGCAGATCGAATCGGCGCTGAAAAACCCCGGCATCATCCGCCATCGCGGCAAGATCGAGGCGACGGTCAAGGGCGCGCGGATCTTCCTCGACATCGAATCGGCCGAGGGTTTCACGCCCTTCATCTGGTCCTTCACCGGCGGCCGCACCATCCAGAACGCCTTTGCCAGCATGGCCGAGGTTCCGGCCAGGACGCCCGAATCCGAAACCATGGCCAAGGCCTTGAAAAAGCGCGGTTTCAACTTCTGCGGTCCGGTGATCACCTATGCCTTCATGCAGGCCTGCGGGCTGGTCAACGACCACATGACCAGCTGTCCCTGTCACGCAAGGGTCAAGGCGCTGTCGCCTGCCTGA
- a CDS encoding polyprenyl synthetase family protein has product MGMKENVSKPLDRLSAELAGDMDRVNALIRERMASRHAPRIPEVTAHLVEAGGKRLRPMLVLAASRLCGYQGESHILLAAAVEFIHTATLLHDDVVDESRQRRGRPTANLLWDNKSSVLVGDYLFARSFQLMADTGSMQVMRILANASATIAEGEVLQLTAAQDIATSEDTYIQIVRGKTAALFSAATEAGAVVSGADPAVQQALFDYGDALGIAFQIVDDLLDYGGSTSTIGKNVGDDFRERKLTLPVIKAIAAADATERAFWERTIAKGDQQEGDLETALEILNRRGALTAARADAIAWAGRAKAALAAAPDRPLRAILSDLADFVVSRLS; this is encoded by the coding sequence ATGGGCATGAAGGAAAACGTCTCGAAGCCGCTCGACCGGCTGTCGGCGGAACTCGCCGGCGACATGGACCGGGTGAACGCGCTGATCCGCGAGCGCATGGCCAGCCGGCACGCGCCCCGCATCCCCGAGGTGACCGCGCATCTGGTCGAGGCCGGCGGCAAGCGGCTGCGGCCGATGCTGGTGCTGGCCGCGTCCCGGCTTTGCGGTTATCAGGGCGAGAGCCACATCCTGCTGGCGGCGGCGGTCGAGTTCATCCATACCGCGACGCTCCTGCATGACGACGTGGTGGACGAAAGCCGGCAGCGGCGCGGAAGGCCGACGGCGAACCTCTTGTGGGACAACAAGTCCTCGGTGCTGGTCGGCGACTATCTGTTCGCGCGCAGCTTCCAGCTGATGGCCGACACCGGCAGCATGCAGGTCATGCGCATCCTGGCCAATGCCAGCGCCACCATCGCCGAGGGCGAAGTGCTGCAACTGACCGCCGCGCAGGACATCGCGACCTCGGAAGACACCTATATCCAGATCGTGCGCGGCAAGACCGCGGCGCTGTTTTCCGCCGCGACCGAGGCCGGGGCGGTAGTCTCGGGCGCCGATCCGGCGGTGCAGCAGGCGCTGTTCGATTACGGCGACGCGCTGGGGATCGCCTTCCAGATCGTGGACGACCTGCTGGACTATGGCGGCTCGACCAGCACCATCGGCAAGAATGTCGGCGACGATTTCCGCGAGCGCAAGCTGACCCTGCCGGTCATCAAGGCCATCGCGGCAGCCGACGCCACCGAGCGCGCCTTCTGGGAGCGCACCATCGCCAAGGGCGACCAGCAGGAGGGCGACCTGGAAACCGCGCTGGAGATCCTGAACCGGCGCGGCGCGCTGACAGCGGCGCGCGCGGATGCGATCGCCTGGGCCGGCCGCGCCAAGGCGGCGCTGGCGGCGGCGCCCGACCGGCCCTTGCGCGCCATCCTGTCGGACCTGGCGGATTTCGTCGTCTCGCGCCTGTCCTAA
- a CDS encoding DUF2007 domain-containing protein yields the protein MKELLRTTDPLLITRVADLLAAEGIVSFPLDQHMSVLEGSLGILPRRLMVADRDLFMARAILRDNRIHHE from the coding sequence ATGAAAGAGCTTCTGCGCACCACCGACCCGCTGCTGATCACCCGGGTCGCCGACCTGCTGGCCGCCGAGGGCATCGTCTCGTTTCCGCTGGACCAGCACATGAGCGTGCTGGAAGGCTCGCTGGGCATCCTGCCGCGGCGGCTGATGGTGGCGGATCGCGACCTGTTCATGGCGCGCGCCATCCTGCGCGACAACCGCATCCATCATGAATGA
- the lysA gene encoding diaminopimelate decarboxylase, which produces MDHFNYVGGELHAEEVPLSRIAAEVGTPVYVYSTATLTRHFNLFRQALDWTDHLVCFAVKSNSNLAVLKLLGDLGAGMDIVSAGEYARARAAGVPGSRIVFSGVGKTAAEMRMALEGGIRQFNVESEPELELLSQVASSLGVVAPIAVRVNPDVDARTHEKIATGKSENKFGIPIAKARAVYALAAALPGIEVVGIDMHIGSQLTDLEPYRLAYAKMADLTRALRADGHDIRRLDMGGGLGIPYRRDNNAPPLPIEYGQVIRDAVGDLGCEIEIEPGRNISGNAGILLSSVIYLKEGEGRDFLILDAAMNDLIRPAMYAAHHDIVPVIEPAPGAEVAAFDVVGPVCETGDTFEKAVELPALGPGDLVALRSAGAYGAVMASEYNSRPLVPEVLVRGDQFAVIRPRPTLEEMLGRDTIPEWL; this is translated from the coding sequence ATGGATCACTTCAATTATGTCGGTGGTGAGCTGCATGCCGAGGAGGTGCCGCTGTCGCGCATCGCGGCCGAGGTCGGCACGCCGGTCTATGTCTATTCCACCGCGACCCTGACCCGGCATTTCAACCTGTTCCGGCAGGCGCTGGACTGGACCGATCACCTGGTCTGCTTTGCCGTCAAGTCGAACTCGAACCTGGCGGTGCTGAAGCTCTTGGGCGACCTGGGCGCGGGGATGGATATCGTCTCGGCCGGGGAATATGCCCGCGCCAGGGCGGCGGGCGTGCCGGGCAGCCGCATCGTGTTTTCCGGCGTCGGCAAGACCGCGGCCGAGATGCGCATGGCGCTGGAGGGCGGCATCCGCCAGTTCAACGTCGAATCCGAGCCGGAGCTGGAGCTGCTGTCGCAGGTAGCCTCGTCCCTGGGGGTGGTGGCGCCCATCGCCGTGCGGGTGAACCCGGACGTGGATGCCAGGACGCATGAGAAGATCGCCACCGGCAAGTCGGAAAACAAGTTCGGCATTCCGATCGCCAAGGCGCGCGCGGTCTATGCCCTGGCGGCGGCCCTGCCGGGGATCGAGGTCGTCGGCATCGACATGCATATCGGCAGCCAGCTGACCGACCTCGAGCCCTATCGGCTGGCCTATGCCAAGATGGCCGATCTGACCCGGGCGTTGCGCGCGGACGGGCACGACATCCGGCGGCTGGACATGGGCGGCGGCCTGGGCATCCCTTACCGGCGCGACAACAACGCCCCGCCCCTGCCCATCGAATACGGCCAGGTGATCCGCGATGCGGTGGGGGATCTGGGCTGCGAGATCGAGATCGAGCCGGGGCGCAACATCTCGGGCAATGCCGGGATCCTGCTCTCCTCGGTGATCTATCTGAAAGAGGGCGAGGGGCGGGATTTCCTGATCCTCGACGCCGCCATGAACGACCTGATCCGCCCGGCGATGTATGCCGCGCATCACGACATCGTCCCGGTCATCGAACCGGCGCCGGGGGCCGAGGTCGCAGCCTTCGACGTGGTCGGCCCGGTCTGCGAGACCGGCGACACCTTCGAGAAGGCGGTGGAGCTGCCGGCGCTGGGGCCGGGCGACCTGGTGGCGCTGCGCTCGGCCGGGGCCTATGGCGCGGTGATGGCCTCGGAATACAACTCGCGGCCGCTGGTGCCCGAGGTTCTGGTCCGCGGCGATCAATTCGCCGTCATTCGGCCGCGACCGACGCTTGAGGAAATGCTG
- a CDS encoding acetyl-CoA C-acetyltransferase, giving the protein MTKAVIVSAARTPVGSFLGSYANLPAHELGAIVLKAIVERAGIDPAEVSETILGQVLTAGQGQNPGRQAHIKAGYPQGSAAWVLNQVCGSGLRSVALAAQQVLLGDATVVAAGGQESMSLSPHAGYIRAGQKMGDMKLLDTMIKDGLWDAFHDYHMGTTAENVATKWGITRAEQDEFAVASQNKAEAAQKAGKFADEIVPVTIKTRKGDTTVDADEYIRHGATLEAMEKLRPAFSKEGTVTAGNASGLNDGAAAVLVMTEDEASRRGLTPLARIASYATAGVDPQIMGTGPIPASRRALERAGWSVGDLDLVEANEAFAAQAIAVNRDMGWDPAIVNVNGGAIAIGHPIGASGARILNTLLFEMQRRDAKKGLATLCIGGGMGVALCVER; this is encoded by the coding sequence ATGACAAAAGCCGTAATCGTATCCGCCGCCCGCACCCCCGTGGGCAGTTTCCTCGGGTCCTATGCAAACCTGCCGGCGCATGAACTCGGCGCAATCGTCCTGAAGGCCATCGTCGAGCGGGCCGGCATCGACCCCGCCGAAGTGTCCGAAACCATCCTCGGCCAGGTGCTGACCGCCGGCCAGGGCCAGAACCCCGGCCGCCAGGCGCATATCAAGGCCGGCTATCCGCAGGGCTCGGCCGCCTGGGTGCTGAACCAGGTCTGCGGCTCGGGCCTGCGCTCGGTCGCGCTGGCGGCGCAGCAGGTGCTTCTGGGCGACGCCACCGTGGTCGCGGCGGGCGGCCAGGAATCCATGTCGCTCTCGCCCCATGCCGGCTATATCCGCGCCGGGCAGAAGATGGGCGACATGAAGCTGCTCGACACCATGATCAAGGACGGGCTGTGGGACGCCTTCCACGACTATCACATGGGCACCACGGCCGAGAACGTGGCGACGAAATGGGGCATCACCCGGGCCGAGCAGGACGAGTTCGCCGTCGCCTCGCAGAACAAGGCCGAAGCCGCGCAGAAGGCCGGCAAGTTCGCCGATGAAATCGTGCCGGTGACGATCAAGACCCGCAAGGGCGACACCACGGTCGATGCCGACGAATACATCCGCCACGGCGCCACGCTGGAGGCGATGGAGAAGCTGCGCCCCGCCTTCAGCAAGGAAGGCACCGTGACCGCCGGCAATGCCTCGGGCCTGAACGACGGCGCCGCCGCCGTGCTGGTGATGACCGAGGACGAGGCCAGCCGCCGCGGCCTGACGCCGCTGGCGCGCATCGCCTCCTATGCAACCGCGGGCGTCGATCCGCAGATCATGGGCACCGGCCCGATCCCAGCCAGCCGCCGGGCGCTGGAGCGCGCCGGCTGGTCGGTCGGCGACCTGGACCTGGTCGAGGCGAACGAGGCCTTTGCCGCCCAGGCCATCGCCGTCAACCGCGACATGGGCTGGGATCCGGCCATCGTCAACGTGAACGGCGGCGCCATCGCCATCGGCCACCCGATCGGCGCCTCGGGCGCGCGCATCCTGAACACGCTCTTGTTCGAGATGCAGCGCCGCGATGCCAAGAAGGGCCTGGCGACACTCTGCATCGGCGGCGGCATGGGCGTGGCGCTCTGCGTCGAGCGCTGA
- a CDS encoding beta-ketoacyl-ACP reductase, producing MAKVALVTGGSRGIGAAISKALKDAGYTVAANYAGNDDAARAFTEETGIKTYKWSVADYDACAAGIKQVEEELGPIAVLVNNAGITRDAMFHKMTAQQWKEVIDTNLTGLFNMTHPVWTGMRDRKFGRIVNISSINGQKGQAGQANYSAAKAGDLGFTKALAQEGARAGITVNAICPGYIGTEMVRAIDEKVLNERIIPQIPVGRLGEPEEIARCVVFLASDDAGFITGSTITANGGQFFV from the coding sequence ATGGCAAAAGTGGCTCTTGTGACCGGCGGTTCGCGCGGTATCGGCGCGGCGATCTCGAAGGCCTTGAAGGACGCGGGCTATACCGTTGCCGCCAACTATGCCGGCAATGACGACGCCGCCCGCGCCTTTACCGAGGAAACCGGCATCAAGACCTATAAATGGTCGGTCGCCGATTACGACGCCTGCGCCGCCGGCATCAAACAGGTCGAGGAGGAGCTGGGTCCGATCGCGGTGCTGGTCAACAATGCCGGCATCACCCGGGACGCGATGTTCCACAAGATGACCGCCCAGCAGTGGAAAGAGGTCATCGACACCAACCTGACCGGGCTGTTCAACATGACCCACCCGGTCTGGACCGGGATGCGCGACCGCAAGTTCGGCCGCATCGTCAACATCAGCTCGATCAACGGCCAGAAGGGCCAGGCCGGCCAGGCGAACTATTCCGCGGCCAAGGCGGGCGACCTGGGCTTCACCAAGGCCCTGGCGCAAGAGGGCGCGCGCGCCGGCATCACCGTGAACGCGATCTGCCCGGGCTATATCGGCACCGAAATGGTGCGCGCCATCGACGAGAAGGTGCTGAACGAACGCATCATCCCCCAGATCCCCGTCGGCCGCCTGGGCGAGCCCGAGGAGATCGCGCGCTGCGTGGTGTTCCTGGCCTCGGACGACGCGGGCTTCATCACCGGCTCGACCATCACTGCGAACGGCGGCCAGTTCTTCGTCTGA
- a CDS encoding YdcH family protein: MSVESHVQELRRKHQSLSNAIEAAHRSPATDDLAIAQMKKEKLRLKEEITRLSH, translated from the coding sequence ATGTCGGTTGAATCCCATGTCCAGGAGCTTCGCCGCAAACACCAGTCGCTTTCAAACGCCATCGAGGCTGCGCATCGCAGCCCGGCGACGGATGACCTCGCCATCGCGCAGATGAAAAAGGAAAAACTTCGCCTCAAGGAAGAGATCACGCGCCTGTCGCACTAG
- a CDS encoding TlpA disulfide reductase family protein: protein MRWLVLYTALVLGANAGWAGEIDWQAAHDGGLAKLQRTDPTPVPATEFTDPEGGTHALADYKGKVVLLNFWATWCAPCREEMPSLDALQAQMGGEDFQVVAIASGHNPAPAITKFLAEAGVTNLPVRLDPRQALAREMGVMGMPVTVLIDRDGDEIARLMGGADWASDTARELVRQATAP, encoded by the coding sequence ATGCGTTGGCTGGTTCTTTATACGGCGCTTGTCCTTGGTGCAAACGCCGGATGGGCGGGCGAGATCGACTGGCAGGCCGCGCATGACGGCGGGCTGGCCAAGCTGCAACGGACCGACCCGACCCCGGTGCCGGCGACCGAATTCACCGACCCCGAGGGCGGCACCCATGCGCTGGCGGATTACAAGGGCAAGGTGGTGCTCTTGAACTTCTGGGCGACCTGGTGCGCGCCCTGCCGCGAGGAGATGCCCTCGCTCGATGCCCTGCAGGCCCAGATGGGCGGCGAGGATTTCCAGGTCGTGGCCATCGCCTCGGGTCACAACCCGGCGCCGGCGATCACCAAGTTCCTGGCCGAGGCCGGGGTCACCAACCTGCCGGTGCGGCTGGATCCGCGCCAGGCGCTGGCGCGCGAGATGGGGGTGATGGGCATGCCGGTGACGGTGCTGATCGACCGCGACGGCGACGAGATCGCCCGGCTGATGGGCGGCGCCGACTGGGCCTCGGACACCGCCCGCGAGCTGGTCAGGCAGGCGACAGCGCCTTGA
- the argH gene encoding argininosuccinate lyase, whose protein sequence is MTEQPSTANQMWGGRFAAGPDAIMEAINASIGFDQRLYAQDIRGSRAHAAMLAAQGIISTSDAEAIGEGLLTVLSEIEAGNFPFSTALEDIHMNVESRLKEVIGEPAGRLHTARSRNDQVATDFRLWVRDQCDAAIQGLDALIRAALSQAEKGADWVMPGFTHLQTAQPVTWGHHMMAYVEMFGRDLSRFQDARKRMNESPLGAAALAGTGFPIDREATAKALGFERPMANSLDAVSDRDFALEYLSSAAICAVHLSRLAEELVIWSSAQFRFVTMSDRFSTGSSIMPQKKNPDAAELIRAKIGRILGAAVALFVVMKGLPLAYSKDMQEDKEQVFDASDNLMLALAAMEGMLSDLTANRERLEAAAGSGFSTATDLADWLVREAGLPFRDAHHATGALVAMAEKSGVDLPDLTLEQMQSVNPAITAAVYDVLGVHNSVASRMSYGGTAPAQVRAQIARWKEKLA, encoded by the coding sequence ATGACCGAGCAGCCCTCCACCGCCAACCAGATGTGGGGCGGACGTTTCGCCGCAGGCCCGGACGCGATCATGGAGGCGATCAACGCCTCGATCGGCTTCGACCAGCGGCTCTATGCCCAGGACATCCGGGGCAGCCGCGCCCATGCGGCGATGCTGGCCGCGCAGGGCATCATCAGCACTAGCGATGCCGAGGCGATCGGGGAAGGGCTTCTCACGGTCTTGTCAGAGATCGAGGCGGGGAATTTCCCGTTCTCGACCGCGCTGGAAGACATCCACATGAATGTGGAATCGCGGCTGAAAGAGGTCATCGGCGAGCCGGCGGGGCGGCTGCACACGGCGCGCAGCCGCAACGACCAGGTGGCGACCGATTTCCGGCTGTGGGTGCGCGACCAATGCGACGCGGCGATCCAGGGGCTGGACGCGCTGATCCGCGCCGCCTTGTCGCAGGCGGAAAAGGGCGCGGATTGGGTGATGCCGGGCTTTACCCATCTGCAAACCGCGCAGCCGGTGACCTGGGGCCATCACATGATGGCCTATGTCGAGATGTTCGGCCGCGACCTGTCGCGTTTCCAGGACGCGCGCAAGCGGATGAACGAATCGCCGCTGGGCGCCGCCGCGCTGGCCGGCACCGGCTTTCCCATCGACCGCGAGGCGACGGCCAAGGCGCTGGGCTTCGAGCGGCCGATGGCCAACAGCCTCGATGCGGTCAGCGACCGGGATTTCGCGCTGGAATACCTGTCCTCGGCGGCGATCTGCGCCGTCCACCTGTCGCGGCTGGCGGAAGAGCTGGTGATCTGGTCCTCGGCCCAGTTCCGCTTCGTCACCATGTCGGACCGCTTCTCGACCGGCTCCTCGATCATGCCGCAGAAGAAGAACCCCGATGCGGCCGAGCTGATCCGGGCCAAGATCGGCCGCATCCTTGGCGCCGCCGTGGCGCTGTTCGTGGTGATGAAGGGCCTGCCCTTGGCCTATTCCAAGGACATGCAGGAGGACAAGGAGCAGGTCTTCGACGCGAGCGACAACCTGATGCTGGCCCTGGCGGCGATGGAGGGCATGCTGTCGGACCTGACCGCGAACCGCGAGCGGCTGGAGGCGGCGGCGGGCTCGGGCTTTTCCACCGCCACCGATCTGGCCGACTGGCTGGTGCGCGAGGCCGGGCTGCCGTTCCGCGACGCCCATCATGCCACCGGCGCGCTGGTCGCCATGGCCGAGAAATCGGGCGTGGACCTGCCGGACCTGACGCTGGAGCAGATGCAATCGGTCAATCCGGCGATCACCGCCGCTGTCTACGACGTGCTCGGCGTGCATAATTCGGTCGCCTCGCGCATGTCCTATGGCGGCACGGCGCCGGCACAGGTCCGGGCCCAGATCGCCCGCTGGAAGGAGAAGCTGGCATGA
- a CDS encoding EAL domain-containing protein, whose protein sequence is MTDNIDSQPDLGSPLDFAVDQQARVTMAAVRRAVSRGDAVLAYQPVVQADRPKHAAFHEGLIRIIDETGRIVPLRDFMPLAETTELGRQIDCLSLSLGLKSLAEEPSLRLSINMSARSIGYPAWLRTLRAGLAEDDRIGERLILEITESSAMGLPELVGRFMQELQSHGVSFALDDFGAGYTSFRYLRDFCFDMIKIDGQFIREIAGQRDNQVLTRALQSIAHHFDMFTVAESVETADDAAFLIDMGIDCLQGYYFGAPTIVPPWKSPNSAARRS, encoded by the coding sequence ATGACCGACAACATTGATTCGCAACCGGATTTGGGTTCCCCGCTGGATTTCGCGGTCGACCAGCAGGCGCGCGTGACCATGGCCGCGGTGCGGCGCGCGGTCTCGCGCGGGGATGCGGTGCTGGCCTATCAGCCCGTCGTGCAGGCGGATCGCCCGAAACACGCGGCCTTTCACGAGGGGCTGATCCGGATCATCGACGAAACCGGCCGCATCGTGCCCCTGCGCGATTTCATGCCGCTGGCCGAAACCACCGAACTCGGGCGCCAGATCGACTGCCTGTCGCTGTCCCTGGGCCTGAAATCCCTGGCCGAGGAACCCTCGCTGCGGCTGTCGATCAATATGTCGGCGCGCTCGATCGGCTATCCGGCCTGGCTGCGCACCCTGCGCGCGGGCCTCGCCGAAGATGACCGCATCGGCGAAAGGCTGATCCTGGAGATCACCGAAAGCTCGGCCATGGGCCTGCCGGAACTGGTCGGCCGTTTCATGCAGGAGTTGCAATCGCACGGGGTCAGCTTCGCGCTGGACGATTTCGGCGCGGGCTATACCTCGTTCCGCTATCTGCGCGACTTCTGCTTCGACATGATCAAGATCGACGGCCAGTTCATCCGCGAGATCGCCGGCCAGCGCGACAACCAGGTGCTGACCCGGGCGCTGCAATCCATCGCCCATCATTTCGATATGTTCACGGTGGCGGAATCGGTCGAGACGGCGGATGACGCCGCCTTCCTGATCGACATGGGCATCGACTGCCTGCAGGGCTATTACTTCGGTGCGCCGACCATCGTGCCGCCGTGGAAATCCCCGAACTCGGCCGCGCGGCGCAGCTAG